Part of the Candidatus Omnitrophota bacterium genome is shown below.
GCAATCCCCGTTCAACCGTTGCCACGCAAACCGAGATCTATGATTATTTAAGGTTGTTATTTGCAAGAATCGGGCATGTCCATTGCTATAAGTGCGGTGAAGCGATTCAAAGCCAGAGCGCCCAAGAGATAATTGAGGCGATTATGGGTCGGCTGGCAAACCAGGATATACAGATACTGGCTCCTTTAATCCAAGGAAAGAAGGGCCAGCACAGGGGAATTTTTTCGCAGATTCAAAAAGCCGGATTTGTGCGCGCCAGGGTAGACGGTAAAATTTATGAGCTTGGCGCAAAGATAAAATTAGCCAAATATAAAATCCATAATATTGAAATAGTGGTTGACCGTCTTAATATTAAGGCCGACGCAGCAAAGCGGCTTACCGATTCCATTGAAACCGCCCTTAAAGTCGGCAAGGGCACGGTGATTATCAGTAAAGGCGCCTCTAAAGACATTATCTTTAGCGAGCAATATGCCTGTTTAAAATGCGGTATAAGCTACGCGCAGATTAACCCGCGTAATTTTTCATTTAATTCTCCTTACGGGGCCTGCCCTGAATGTAACGGTTTGGGGACCAAGCTTAAATTCGACCCGGATTTAATCATTCCGGATAAAAACAAAAGCATTAACGCCGGGGCCCTTGAGCCATGGAAGCGCGGCGGCAGGGGGTATATTCTTTATTACCGCTGGCTTATCCGGGAGTTAAGTTTGCGCCTAAAATTCGACCTGGATACACCCTTTAATAAATTACCCAAGCCCGCGCAAAAAGCCATCCTTTATGGCAGCGATGAAGTCGTGGGCAACAAGCCTTTTGAAGGAGTTATCCCGCATTTAGAAAGATTATTCCATCAGACCGACAGCGATTATCTTAAAGAAGAAATAAGCAAGTTTATGTCCAGCCTTTCCTGCCCGGCATGTAAAGGCGCCCGGCTAAAAGCTGAAAGCCTGGCGGTATTGATTAATCAAAAAAATGTCTGGCAGATCACTCAGTTGCCCATAAAAGAAGCGCTGAGTTTTTTCACGGGGCTGAAATTAACGGAAAAAGAAAAGTTAGTCAGTTACCAGGCGTTAAAAGAGATAACTCAAAAATTAAAATTCTGCGCGGATGTTGGTTTGGATTATTTGACTTTGGACCGCAAGAGTTCGACCTTATCCGGCGGGGAGGCGCAGAGAATCCGCCTGGCTACCCAAGTCGGCAGCGGCTTGGTGGGGGTTTTATATGTTTTGGATGAGCCCAGTATTGGTTTGCATCAGCGGGATAACCAGAAGTTGCTCTCAACCTTAAAGACTTTACGGGATTTGGGAAATACTTTAATCGTGGTTGAGCATGATGCCGCAACTATTCTTGCCGCCGATTTTGTTGTGGATTTAGGGCCGGGGGCCGGAAGGGGTGGTGGCAAAGTTATCTTTTCCGGAAATAAAGGGGAACTTTTAAAGGATAAAAATTCCCTGACTGCGAAATATCTGCGCGGTGATCTTTTGATTCAGGCACCGCTAAACCGGCGGCCCTGGCAAAAAGCAAAGTACATTGAAATAAAAGGGGCCAGCGAGCATAACCTGAAGAATATTGATTTGCGTTTCCCCTTAGGCAGGCTTATTTGCGTGACCGGCGTATCGGGTTCAGGTAAGTCGACATTAATTAGCGATATACTCTATCCGGCTTTAACCCGTAAGCTTTACCGGTCTAAGGAAAAACCAGGCGCGTTTAAATCCATAAGCGGCATCCAGGAAATTGATCAGGTGATTGTGGTTGACCAATCGCCGATCGGCAGGACTCCGCGGTCAAACCCGGTTACTTATACCGGGGTATTTGGCCATATCAGGGATTTATTTACCCAGCTTCCTGAAGCCAGGCTCAGAGGTTATAAACCGGGAAGGTTTTCATTTAATGTTAAAGGCGGGCGCTGCGAATCCTGCGAAGGCGACGGCATCAAGAAAATTGAAATGCATTTTCTTCCCGATGTCTACGTAAAATGTGATTTATGTAAAGGATTAAGGTTTAACCAGGCTACCCTAGAGGTAAAGTATAAAGGCAGATCCATTGCGGATGTTTTAGAAATGACTGTCGAAGACGCCTTGGAGCTGTTTAGTAATATTCCTAAGATAAAAAATACTTTGGGGTATTTATCCGATGTTGGTTTGGGTTATCTTCAGTTGGGCCAAAGCGCCACTACTTTATCCGGAGGAGAAGCTCAAAGAATCAAGCTATCTTCAGAACTATCTAAGCGTTCCACCGGCAGGACACTTTATCTTTTGGATGAGCCTACCACCGGCCTGCATTTTGCCGATGTCGCCAGATTAATCTCGGTCCTGCAGAGGTTGGTTGAACGCGGCAATACCGTGGTGGTCGTTGAGCATAATCTCGAGGTAATTAAATGCGCCGATTATATTATTGACCTTGGCCCTGAAGGCGGAGATAAGGGCGGAGAGGTCGTTGCCGCTTGCAGCCCGGAAGAGTTGGTGAAGATAGAAAAATCATATACCGCTAAATTTCTTAAAGAAGTATTAATGAATAAATGAAAAAAATAATTGTTTATCTATCTATTTCGGCATTATTTTTAACTTCCGTTTGTCTTGCTTATGAAAATCCCAAAGAGACTGAGTTGCTTTTTATGGCCAGAAAGGCATATGAAGACGGATTCTATGAAGTCAGCCTGGGAATGCTGGAAAGATTCCAGAAAGAGTACGGTAATTCATCCGAAGTTAAGCAAGCCCGTCTTTTAAGCGGACAATGTTATTTTCAGCAAGGCCGTTACCTTGAGTCGCTGAATATTTTTGAAGGATTATTCAATGACCCGGAGTGCAGCAGTTTTAAGGATGCTCTTTATTTTTGGATGGCCGAAGTCCATTTTAAAGGAAGTAACTTTGAAAAGGCAGCCGCGTTTTACCAGAAATTAATCACCGAGTTTCCTCAGTCCCCTTATGTCGCTGCGGCATATTATTCGCTGGGTTGGTCGCTATCCCAGATTGGTAAATATAGCCAGGCAGTACAAACTTTTAAGAGCCTGATAGAAAAATTTCCAGGTGAGCCTCAAAGTAAAGATGCCGCATTTAAATTAATTGAATGTTTATATAATCTTAAAGAATACTCGGAATTAAAGAATAAGATTAAGCCCGTCCTCAAGCTTTATGTTAATGACGCCTTACGCCTGCCCTATCTGTACTTTTACCTGGCGGAATCAGAATATTATCTGGATAATTTTGATGAAGCGGCTAAAAATTACCTTAAATCAGCACAAGCTTCTAAAGAGCAACAGGCGCAGGCATTAGCGAAGCTGGGATTAGGCTGGTCTTATCTTAAGCTTGCCAAATACAAAGAAGCCGAAGAAATATTGGCGGAGATTAAACAAAACAGCCTGGATAAAAAAAGTTTAGATATCCTTATATTGGGCCAGGCGTTATTGATGTCTTCGACTAACCGGGTCTATGAGGCAAAGAAGCTTTATGAACAGCTTATCGATATAAGTAGCGACCCATTAATACGTATTCAGGCATATTTGGGCCGTGCCGATGCGTTTTACAATCTAACTGAATATACTCAAGCCGTAAATGTTTATAAAGAAGGGTTGGATAAAATTGATAAATTAGAGGCCCAGGCGGACAGGCAAATTAGTATTCCCGATGAGTTATCCGATAAATTACGTTATAATCTGGGCTTAGCTTATATAAAGGAAGGCCGGGTTAATTTAGGCATAGATATTTTTGAAGGTATTTCCAAAAAAACTAATAATCTGTCTGTAAAGGAAAGCGTGCTTTTTCAGATAGCTCAGGCTTATCAGGAGGCAAATGATTTTGTAAAAGCGGAAGAAGCTTACGCTAAAATTCTAAAACTTTATCCGGATTCAGCTTACCTGGACTATGCGCAATATCAACTTGGATCTTTGCAATTGAAAAGTTTAAAGTATGATCAGGCAATCAATTCTTTTAAACTTCTGCTAAAAAATTATCCGCAGTCAAAGTACCTGGGTGGCGCGACTTATTCTTTAGGAACGGCGTATTCTCAGAAAGCGGATTATCTGGCAAGCTGCCAGGTTTTCTCTAAATTCCAGAATGAATTTAAGGATGATCCGCTGCGTCCCCAGGCATTTTATATGCTTGGCACAGCGTTTCTTAGTTTGGGAAAGATTAACGAAGCCCTTAATGTTTTCAAAGATATTCTTAAGCTCTATCCTCAGGATATTGAATTACTGCAAAAAACCGAATATGAAATTGCGGATTGTTATTATAAATTAAGACAAGAGAATGAGGCGCTTAGGCTATTTAAGCTCTTACGGTCTAAATACCCCGGTTCAAGCATAGCTGCGGATGTTCTGTGGTGGCTTGGCCAATATTATTACCGGGGTAATGATTTGGAGCTTGCCCGCAGGTATTTTACTTCCTTGGCAAAAGATTTTCCGGATAGCCGGCTGTCCGCCGGCGCATTTTACGCCCTGGGTTTAACTTCATATAAGCTTGGCGATTATAAAGGTGCCAAACTTTATTATGCCAAGAGCCTTGAGCTGGCAGAGGTTAAGGATGTGGCCAATATCCGTTTTAATTTAGCCGAGACACTTGAAGCCAATTCAGAGTTTGATGCGGCAGCTAAACAATATCTTCTGGCAGCCGATCTCTATCCGCAATCGCCGGATTTACTGGCGCGCTCGCTTTTACGCGCAGCCAAACTTTATGAAGATAAGGAAAGTTTTAAACAGGCCCTGGAGATTTATAAACGGATTATCGAACAAGGCGGCCAGGAGGCAAAATTTGCCCAGGAAAGAGTTGAGTGGATAAATTCAAAAAACTAGTTGACTTATTCTTGAATGTTTATAGAATAAATGTAAATATATGGAGGAGGGTAGGATAAGATGATTATTGAGATCGGTATAGTTGCTGGTGAAATTTGGCACTACCTGGATCAAAAAGGCGAGGTTACTTTAAGTGACTTGACCAGGGAGCTTGATCGTACGCCTGAAAATATTCTGATGAGTTTAGGCTGGCTTGCCCGGGAAGGCCACGTTATTTTAGTGAAAAAAGATAATGATTATCGAATTTCACTGAGGAAAGATGCCTAATTGTAATAAAAAGGGGGTAATCCTTTTTATTGTTATCGGGGTAATTATGGTTGTGGCAATGTTGACCATTGTCATCCTAAGAATCATATCCAATCAGTCACGCCTGACCCATCATCAATTAAGCCGAATTCAGGGGCAATATGCCGCAAAGGCAGGGGTGCTCTACGCACTGGATAAACTGCGCAGGAATGATGATGCGCTTTGGCCGGCTAGCGGACAATATGTAAAGACTTTGTGCAAGAGTGGTTGTGATATCAATCTTCCCAACCTGCCCAACTCAATTCAGCGAGTAGATATTACTGTATATGATCTTGGAACAGGACCCTCTGGTACCAGGAAAATAAGCGCTAAAGCGGACTACACCTACACACCTTAATCATATTATT
Proteins encoded:
- the uvrA gene encoding excinuclease ABC subunit UvrA, whose amino-acid sequence is MKSENIVIRGAREHNLKNINLDLPRNKLIVMTGLSGSGKSSLAFDTIYAEGQRRFVESLSSYARQFLEQLQKPDVDFISGLSPAIAIEQRSAGGNPRSTVATQTEIYDYLRLLFARIGHVHCYKCGEAIQSQSAQEIIEAIMGRLANQDIQILAPLIQGKKGQHRGIFSQIQKAGFVRARVDGKIYELGAKIKLAKYKIHNIEIVVDRLNIKADAAKRLTDSIETALKVGKGTVIISKGASKDIIFSEQYACLKCGISYAQINPRNFSFNSPYGACPECNGLGTKLKFDPDLIIPDKNKSINAGALEPWKRGGRGYILYYRWLIRELSLRLKFDLDTPFNKLPKPAQKAILYGSDEVVGNKPFEGVIPHLERLFHQTDSDYLKEEISKFMSSLSCPACKGARLKAESLAVLINQKNVWQITQLPIKEALSFFTGLKLTEKEKLVSYQALKEITQKLKFCADVGLDYLTLDRKSSTLSGGEAQRIRLATQVGSGLVGVLYVLDEPSIGLHQRDNQKLLSTLKTLRDLGNTLIVVEHDAATILAADFVVDLGPGAGRGGGKVIFSGNKGELLKDKNSLTAKYLRGDLLIQAPLNRRPWQKAKYIEIKGASEHNLKNIDLRFPLGRLICVTGVSGSGKSTLISDILYPALTRKLYRSKEKPGAFKSISGIQEIDQVIVVDQSPIGRTPRSNPVTYTGVFGHIRDLFTQLPEARLRGYKPGRFSFNVKGGRCESCEGDGIKKIEMHFLPDVYVKCDLCKGLRFNQATLEVKYKGRSIADVLEMTVEDALELFSNIPKIKNTLGYLSDVGLGYLQLGQSATTLSGGEAQRIKLSSELSKRSTGRTLYLLDEPTTGLHFADVARLISVLQRLVERGNTVVVVEHNLEVIKCADYIIDLGPEGGDKGGEVVAACSPEELVKIEKSYTAKFLKEVLMNK
- a CDS encoding tetratricopeptide repeat protein; its protein translation is MKKIIVYLSISALFLTSVCLAYENPKETELLFMARKAYEDGFYEVSLGMLERFQKEYGNSSEVKQARLLSGQCYFQQGRYLESLNIFEGLFNDPECSSFKDALYFWMAEVHFKGSNFEKAAAFYQKLITEFPQSPYVAAAYYSLGWSLSQIGKYSQAVQTFKSLIEKFPGEPQSKDAAFKLIECLYNLKEYSELKNKIKPVLKLYVNDALRLPYLYFYLAESEYYLDNFDEAAKNYLKSAQASKEQQAQALAKLGLGWSYLKLAKYKEAEEILAEIKQNSLDKKSLDILILGQALLMSSTNRVYEAKKLYEQLIDISSDPLIRIQAYLGRADAFYNLTEYTQAVNVYKEGLDKIDKLEAQADRQISIPDELSDKLRYNLGLAYIKEGRVNLGIDIFEGISKKTNNLSVKESVLFQIAQAYQEANDFVKAEEAYAKILKLYPDSAYLDYAQYQLGSLQLKSLKYDQAINSFKLLLKNYPQSKYLGGATYSLGTAYSQKADYLASCQVFSKFQNEFKDDPLRPQAFYMLGTAFLSLGKINEALNVFKDILKLYPQDIELLQKTEYEIADCYYKLRQENEALRLFKLLRSKYPGSSIAADVLWWLGQYYYRGNDLELARRYFTSLAKDFPDSRLSAGAFYALGLTSYKLGDYKGAKLYYAKSLELAEVKDVANIRFNLAETLEANSEFDAAAKQYLLAADLYPQSPDLLARSLLRAAKLYEDKESFKQALEIYKRIIEQGGQEAKFAQERVEWINSKN
- a CDS encoding winged helix-turn-helix domain-containing protein, encoding MIIEIGIVAGEIWHYLDQKGEVTLSDLTRELDRTPENILMSLGWLAREGHVILVKKDNDYRISLRKDA